A window of Spirochaetota bacterium genomic DNA:
TAATTTTGACTCAATTGATAATCAGCCTGTAAAAATTGTAATTTTATTACTTGTTCCTAAGAATAAACTGACTCAGCATATTAAAACTTTGGCAAATATAGCACGCACTATTAGCAACGATGAACTCAGAAAAGATTTACTCTCTGTAAAAAACCAGGAAAAGATAATAAAAACAATAAGAGAACATGAAAAAAATATTTAAAGAAAATTATCATGGAAAATCTGCAAAGACTTGCGAGTTCAACCAAGCTTGACGAGGATCATGGAGAAAAAACATTAAGACCAACCACCCTAAAGGAGTTTATTGGTCAATCTAAATTAAAAGAAAACTTGAAGGTCTTCATAGAATCCGCTAAAATTAGAAGGACATCCTTAGATCATGTTCTCTTAGCAGGCCCGCCAGGCCTAGGAAAGACCACCCTTGCCTTCATCATTGCCAGTGAATTAGGCTCCAATATTACATCAACATCCGCACCGATTATCGAGAAACCCGGGGATCTTGCATCTATCCTAACAGAATTGAATGAAAATGACATCCTATTTGTTGATGAAATTCATAGATTATCTCAGGTAATTGAAGAGATACTCTACCCTGCCATGGAAGACCGTACAATAGATATCATTATTGGACAGGGTATGGGGGCAAAGACAATTAAGATCGACTTATCACCCTTTACTTTAGTCGGGGCTACTACCAGAACAGGCCTCTTAACCTCGGCTTTAAGGGATAGATTTGGAATACCCTTAAGATTAAATTATTACCAAACAGACGATCTAAAAGAGATTTCAATTCGTTCAGCAAATATATTTGGAAGTAAAATCACTGATGATGCTGCTTATGAGATTGCTAGAAGATCAAGAGGCACCCCAAGAATTGTCAACAGATTGTTGAAAAGGGTAGGAGATTTTACCGTTGTTGAAGGGAGGGAGATTATTGATATCGAAATTACCAAATATGCTCTTGATAGATTAGATATCGATTATATGGGTCTTGATGAGATGGATAGAAAAATTCTCTCCACAATAATTGATAAATATGATGGAGGCCCGGTAGGAGTAAAAACAATTGCCATCTCAGTCGGGGAAGAAATAGATACAATTGAAGATTTCTATGAACCCTATCTTGTCCAGGCAGGTCTTCTGAATAGAACACCAAGGGGGAGGGTCGCTACAAGAAATGCCTATAATCATTTAGGAATTGAGTATACAAGAAGGATGGAAGATAATGCTCAGACTAACCTATTTGTTGAGGAATAGGGGTATAAAATAAACCTCAGGAAAAACACTCCTCTATAGTCATTATTGATTCTTAGATATCTACACATCCCCTTCCCTTATTAAGGCATTCTCCACCTTGCAGATATCTTCCGGAAGATCTACACCTATTGACTCATAATCCACAACGGATATGTGAATATCAAATCCATTCTCCAATATTCTCAATTGCTCTAGGGATTCTGCATTTTCAAGGGGAGAAGGAGGCATTTTGATAAACTCATTTAAAAAGTCTCTCCTATATCCATAAATCCCAATATGCTTATAATGAAGAGTATTAGAATCTCTTCTAAAGGGTATCGTGGATCTGGAAAAATATAGGGCTTTCCCCTTTTTGGAAGATACAACCTTTACTACATTAGGATCATCTATTTCTTCAATCTGATTGATTATAGAGGCTACTGTAGCAACCTCAACCTGCCTGTTTTCCTGCATATATTTTATAATTGTATCTATTACCTCCGGTTTTATTAAAGGCTCATCCCCCTGAATATTTATAACGATATCGCATTTCTCTCCCTCAAGGGCCTCCACAACTCTATCTGTTCCGGAAGTATGCTCACCTGTTAATACGACATTACCCCCGAAAGATAATACTTCATCAACAATACGAGTATCATCAGTAGCGACTAATAATCTTTGAAGGCTGGATCTCTCAGCTCTCTTATATACCCTCTCAATTAAAGTTTTCCCTAATATCTTCACAAGAGGTTTACCTGGAAATCTGGTAGAGGCAAATCTTGCAGGAATCACTCCTATTGTATTCATACCTGGTTCCTTCAAAAATTCTAATTTAGGATATCAAGTTAATATTGTATTATTATAAATCCAAACTCAATCAACTTGACAGTGATAAAAACAATAAAGTCATTATATTTCTCCCTATTATGAAAGGTTGAGTAAAAATTCCTGCTTCATTCCTTGTATATAAGAAAAGAATCCTAAACTCTAAAATAAAATTAATATTTTTTTATTCGCAACTTGATTTTTCATGCTCAGAATAGTACTTTTTAAGTGATAAAATATGTGTAATGGGACAAATCAACAAAATACTAATAAATACAACACAACTACGATATTACATGAAAAATCGATTAGGAATTTTTTTTTTACATATTCGTATTGAACCCAAATAATATAGATAAAAATTATTCTTTCTTAGTGATCTCATCAGAAAATATAGAGCTTATAGCGCTTAGTATTATGATTATACATTTATATATTAAATTTTGTAAATTGAAAATTCCTAAAAGCGAACTCCTTATGTTTCAATGATCAAATAGTATACAATCATAAACTAAAAAAAAGGAGAATCAATGTTAATGAAAAAATTATTAAAACAACTTTTTGTAGTTATGGTGTTTGGTTTAATGCTGAATCCCTTAATTTCATGTTTTGATGATCTATTAATTACAGGTACAGTTTTATTAGATGGGACTGGTTTAGAGGATGTTACTTTAACACTTAGGAGAGGGAGCACGACAATTGACTCAACAATGACTAATTCTGATGGAGAATACGTTTTTGCTGAAATTGAGGCTGGCACCTATATAATAACTCCTTCCAAAGAAGGATACGCTTTTTCACCGGATAATATTGAAGTTACTGTAGATGATGAAGCGATCTTGGATCAGGACTTCGAAGCTGTTATTATGATTACTTGGGCTGAGTCCTATGGCGGAGGTGATGAAGATTATGCTGAGTCAATTCAGCAGACCTCTGATGGTGGATACATAGTTGCTGGATCAACATATTCCTTCGGTGCTGGTGGTTCTGATTTTATAGTCCTTAAGCTCGATCCTAATGGCGTCGTGGAATGGCAAAATACCTATGGAGGCAGTTCTGATGACGCAGCAGAATCTATTCAACAGACTTCTGATGGAGGATACATAGTTGCCGGATATACTGAATCCTTCGGCGCCGGGGGGCAGGACTTCTGGGTGATTAAACTTGATAGCAATGGAACGATGGATTGGTCGCAAACCTTTGGCGATGCGGGTGATGATTATGCAAAATCAGTACAGCAAACCACTGATGGTGGATATATTGTAGCTGGGGCAAAATATGATATTGTTGCTACCTTTTATGATATGTGGGTAATTAAACTCAATTCTGATGGCAGTTTAGATTGGGATAACACCTATGGCGGGAGCAGCGGCGATTGGGCACATTCGATTCAGCAAACCTCTGATGGCGGATACATTGTTGCTGGAAATACATTTTCTTATGGGGCAGGAAGTTCCGATTTCTACATAGTTAAACTAGATGTTAGCGGTGTCCAACTTTGGGATCAAATTTATGGCGGCATTTCAGCCGAGTATGCAGAATCCATTCAACAGACTTTCGATAACGGATATATCGTAACTGGTCGCACAAATTCATTTACCGCTGTCAGTTTTGATTACTGGGTTATAAAACTTGACGATATGGGGAATGACGAATGGGCAAGAATATATGGAGGAAGTTATTATGATTTAGCATTCTCAGTTGAACAAACCTCCGAAGGTGGATATATAGTTGCTGGTACAAGTAATACATACCCAACTTCTGAAGAAGCGGATTATGATTATTGGATACTGAAACTCGAGTCTGACGGAGATGAAGAATGGTCAAGAACATATGGCATTGTTCCTGGGTCAAGTAATGAGTACGCTCGCTCAATAGAGCAGACATCTGATGGTGGATATATTGTTGGTGGATGGTCCTATACTATCAATAGTGATATTTGGATATTAAAACTGGATAGAAATGGCGAGTATTGATAATGACAATGAACCTTCTCGAAAATTGACGGATTTCAGATAAAACCGTAATAAATATAATTACTCCCCACTTTCAACGGGGAGTAATTATATTCCCTGATCATTCCACATTCCATATAATTTATCTAAATTATCCCTGTTATTAAATCTAATCCTTCTCCTCATAATGTATGGTTTATAATCAAAATTTCAAGAAATACAATCAACATCAATATTATTAATTGACTTTTTGCAGGAATGTCATATTTTTTATCAAACAACTAATTTGATATGTGAAATTATACTATCCCTTGTATGGCTAAAGTGATGAAACGACTAGTGGCAATAGAAACATCAAGATGTGTTCATTGTAATTTCTGTAAGGTGGCATTCTGCCCATCAACTGAAGAATGTATAGGCTGCAACGCTTGTTATATCGCCTGCCCCTTTCAGGCAGTGGAGATGGTCGAAAAGCCAATCGATGGAACAATTACGATTAGTGTTGATGGCAAAGAGGCTTATGTTCCTGAAAAGATTACGGTTAAGAGGGCTCTGGAAACGCTTGGTTATAGATTTAATCAATTCCCTGATGAAGGCATTTTTGCTCCCTGTGAGGTTGGAGGATGTTGGAGTTGTACAGTAAAAATTGATGGAGAGTCGGCTCGCAGTTGCGTAACACCCATCCGTGAGGGGATGAAGATAGAGACTCAATATGAAGAAGATGTACATAGGAGATTGATATTTAATTACAGCGCCCATCCAGCTGGTGGAGTTGGAACACCGCTGAAGATAAAGCAATATGGGATGGGCGATTTTATTGAATTAGTCTGCTTCACCTGTGGATGTAATTTTCGATGTCCTCAATGTCAGAATTGGACCATTGCATACAGGGGGAAACCAAGTATAAATGTTGGAGATCCACGAACCCCGATTGAGGCTGCCGCTATTATGAAATGGCTTAGGGGACAATATGGATTGGACAGGATGACCATTTCCGGTGGTGAATGTACACTAAATAGGCCATGGCTGATATCATATATCAGGGAAATGAAGAGGCTAAATCCTGACTCAAATGTCAGATTACATATTGATACCAACGGCTCTCTATTAATCCCAGATTATATTGATGAATTGGTGGATGCTGGAATGACCGATATAGGGATTGATTTAAAAAGCCTGGAATTAGATACCTTTATAAAAATAACCGGTGTTACTGATAGAGGATTGGCTGAGAGGTATTTAAAAACAGCCTGGCAGGCAGTTCAATACATCAATGAACGATATAAGGAAAAAATTTTCTTAGGTATAGGAATTCCCTATAATCAAGGATTTACAACATTCGATGAGATAAGAAGGGCTGGAGAGGAGATAGCAAGAATTGATCCTGAGATTCAGGTATGTCTTCTAGATTATAGAGGGATTTATAGAAGCAAAATAACTCAGCCATACCCAGATGAGATGAGAGTAGGTTTAGGAGTATTAAAGGATTGTGGATTAAGGACCGCTTTTTGTCAGACTATGGATGGATATATTGTAAGTTAATGCAGCATACCAAAACATAAGATAGAAGTGTATTCTTTCATCCTATGCCTGAGAGTAAAGGGGTGTGATGTGAAATCATATATGCGTGATGAAAATGGGAATAATCCCAATACCCTGGTCTATACCATCCAACGCTTTACCTATCACACTGCCGATCTTGCTGAATGAGTCGATCTCTCCTGACATACCACATCCAGGTTTATCGGAAGTGACAATCATATCCCCTGGATTTATTGCCCTATCTCTGGCATCAACCCTGCATAAGACCTTGCCTGCAAGAGCTACAGGGTATATCATCTTCTCCTTCCCGCTGTTGTTAATGACAACCGTTGGATTGCCCGAGACTACGCCAACAAGAGATGTGCTGTAACTTACCTTCGATCGCGATAGTATAGAATTCCCCTCTTCACTGACAACTAATAGATCCCCAAGCTCAATATAGTATGCATTATCAACCTCAAACATTTCAACAATGTTAACTGGAAAGGCATTGTCTTTTAAACTATTCCTTAAATTTATCTTTCCATTAAATTCAGTTTTCCCATTTACTAAAAGTGCATCCCCATTGCCCATAAGCCCAAGAGAATCATCATATTCAGATAAGTGACAGTAGCCATCAGCTACAACTGAATATGAGTGTTCGCTCGCAAAGACACCTCCAACTCCAAAACGAGAAATGCCTAAAACTCCACAACCCATGCTGTCTGAATTCGGATTACCCGTCGATTGCCCTCTGATTCCCACATATTTACTATGCCCAATAACACCGTAAGATTGTTTGGTTTCTTCAGTAATAGGATTTGAAATACCAGCTATACCAACAGCTCCAGCTTGGTCTGACTCATTTTTTGCATAAACAATAGCTGAATTATCTGGAGGAGGCATAATTCCATCAAACCTCTCCTCCTTTGTTGTTATTATGCTGATTGAGCCCGTATGACTATTGAAATCATGTTTAACTGGAGCATAACTATGACTATGAGGTAAGGGTGTCCTAGGATCATTAAGCCTTCTATCATTAGCCTGAACACAAGCGCCTTTTATTGTATCTCCATCCTTTGCCAACTTTGCTATACCGTAGCTTTCCTCTGTTGCGACCTTTAGCCTACTATCGTTACCCTGAATCACTACATTTGGTCTACTCTCACCATCCTCAGCTAACTCCACTATTCCCTTTGATAGAGTAGTGGCATCCTTAAGCCTTCTGTCATTACCCTGTACTACAACATCTTCTCTATTTTCTCCATCTTCTGCTAATTGCACTATTCCCTTGTAGGTAGTGGTTGCCTCTCTAAGCCTCTTATCATTGCCTTGAACAGCAGCAGAAGGCGACGTCTCGCCATCCGCTGCAAATCTGAGTATTCCCTTATTAACGGTGGTTGCATCCTTTAACCTTTTGTCATTGCCCTGGACAACAATATTTGCGCCATTCTCTCCATCCCCTGCCAGCTCCACAATCCCCTTTGAATGAGTGGTTGCTTCCTTAAGCCTCTTATCACTACCCTGGACGACTGTTTCAGGTCTATCTCCGCCATCCTCGGCGATTCTTACAATCCCCTTGGATTGAGTAGTAGCCTCCTTAAGCCTCTTATCATTGCCCTGAACAGCAACCCCTGGCTTCTCCTCACCATCCTCGGCTAACTCCACAATCCCTTTTGTAAGGGTTGTAGCAGGCTTAAGCCTTCTGTCATTGCCCTGTACTACAACTTCGGGCCTATCCTCGCCATCCCCAGCCAACTCTACTATCCCCCTTGAATGCGTGGTGGCATGCTTAAGCCTTCTGTCATTGCCCTGTACTACAACATCAGGCCTATCCTCGCCATCCTCTGCCAGCTCCACTATCCCCTTTGAATGCGTGGTGGCATGCTTAAGCCTTCTGTCATTGCCCTGTACTACAACATCAGGCCTATCCTCGCCATCCTCTGCCAGCTCCACTATCCCCTTTGAATGCGTAGTGGCATGCTTAAGCCTTCTGTCACTGCCCTGTACTACAACATCAGGCCTATCCTCGCCATCCTCTGCCAGCTCCACTATCCCTTTATGGGTAGAGCTAGCATCCTTTAATCTCCTATCATTTCCCTGAACAGCGCATTCAGGATTATCCTCTCCATTTGTAGCAAGTCGAGTTATTCCATAGGATAAAGTAGTAGCCTTTTGAAGCCTTGTGTCATTGCCCCTAACAACACTAAGCTCTGAGTAGATCCCATCAGGGCAGATCTTTACTATTCCTAGATCACTCTCTGTTGCCTCTTTTAATCGAGAATCATTCCCCTGAACGGCAGTTTCAGGTGTATCTTCCTTATCCCTTGCAAATCTTGAAATCCCATGTCTTAATTCAGTTGCACTCTGAAGTCTATAATCAGAAGCTTGAACAGCCTTGCCTTCCTTATTCTCGCCATCCTCAGCCAACTGTACTATCCCTTTAAATATTGTTGTAGCATTTTTCAATCTGCTATCATTCCCCTGTACTGCATTATTTGGAGAATCATCTCCATCCTTAGCCAATTTAACCATACCTGCCTGAAATATCGAAGCATAGGGAGTAAGTTGATTCAGGTTATGTGTATGGGAATGATCTGCTATCACTCCATAAATCTCAAGTACAGACAACCTCACTCCATATTTTTCATTTTCCAACTTCATCCCATTCATATCAATATGAATAAATCTAACTGGTATAATGTCAATATTCCAGAGATATCGTCTCGATGCCTCAGCTTTGAAGTTATTCTCTTCAATAATAGTAGTCCAGATATTAGTATCGGAGCTTACCTGGATTCGAAAGTGATTACTGAATCCATGGGGTCTACAGTTTGGTGAAGCGAGCACAATTCCATTGATATGGTATACACGTCCAAGGTCGATATCAATAGACTCCCTGTTACTAAGATCCTTAAGGCCTGACTCCCAATATGTATCATTTCTTTTATCGAGAAGTTTTTTTTCGTTATGCTCATAAGACGAGATGCTACTTGTGGATATTGATTTAATTCCGGATATCCCTGTGGTTATTCTACCAATCTCAGAAAAAAATTGAGTGCCTACTCTTTTGGGTTTGAGAACAAGTATTTTCAGATATTTACAGCAGATTAATGGAAAATCTATTGTGTAAGGAATCGAATCATTAATGTCTAATCTCGTTTCAGTATGAATAATCATCCAGTTTATTCCATCGTTACTCGTTTCAATCCTGAATTCTGTCGGAAAGGTAGTTTTCCCTGAGGGTGATGTTGATAGTTGAATAAAATTGATAGGAACTAATTTTTGATAATCTATTATAAAATACTCCGGAACCAAGCAACTACTCTTTTTTGAACTCCAGTATCCGTTATCTATAAGAACATTCTCAATAGTATGTTCATTATCAATTTGGCTCGAAAATTCGCATATTGTACCAGTAAATAATTGTTTATGACTGATAGTTATATTTGTCATTGTTGTCTCCATAATGCATGAATGAATCAACTGCTTTCATATCATTGCATAAGTAATAGGGTTTATGCCTAAAATTGTGTTTTAAGCAATCTATATAAGGATAAGGAGAGATATCTCTCCCTGTGTCTATTGAAGGGGAAAATATTCAACACCGATGTAATTGCACCTATGCTCCATTTGTTATTTAAACTGTAATTATCGATTATACATAAAAGTCAACCAAACTCTTTACATGTCATTTATCTATTGTCAAATATTTTAGCGTATTGGAATTCTAATAAATTACATGCTAATATAATAATTTAGACTGACTTAACTTATTGAGATTAACATTATACTTTAAATGATATCTTGAGTAAGTATTACAGGGGATCGCCCTTAATCAAAAAAAAATGAGAAGATATTCAATATTATGCTAAATTGAAAAATGATTGATTTTATAAAAAAAAATGGTCATAATATATTATCTCATTATAAATATTTTCAATACATCTTGCTCAATAAGCATGGTGTATTAAAATTATGCGACACATTTGCATCCCCTTATTGAACAGAAGTTGAAGATTCAGAAACCGATGTTTGTGAATACGCCATTAACCTATACAATCTAAAGGAGGCAGTTAAGATGAAATGCTGTATTGAGAGATGTCCTGGCGAATATATGGAGCAACAGATTACACATCCCGTTCGCTATCATGGAGAAGTTGTAGTCATTGACCATGTTCCAGCGGAAGTCTGTTCAGTGTGTGGAGATGTGCTTCTGAAACCCGATACAGTACGTCGGATCGAGACATTATTACAAACAGCAACTCAACCAGCAAAAGCAGTACCCCTTTATGAGTATGCTTAAGAACTCATTAAAGGACACTCACATCAATTCAGGATGATGCTGCCTCCATGAGGCAGTGAACTGAGTTGTCAATAAATCACAAAAATCAATTGATATGGATTATCTTGAAAAGAAGACTCCGAATGGTATTACACTAAAGGTATTGTTTAAGAAATGGAATTTCTTGGCCTTTGATAAGAGCGGAGGGGCTATCTATGCTGATGAAGAACAAACCAAGTATTTACATAAGATTCCTGTAATATTTTTTTTAATTAAAAATATTCAAATAGAGAAGAGCAGCGAATCTCCTATACATTTTTTCAGAGTAGTTAATGATGAAATTGTAATACCCTATACTGATTTACGGGATAGGAAAAGGAAGTATC
This region includes:
- the ruvB gene encoding Holliday junction branch migration DNA helicase RuvB, with translation MENLQRLASSTKLDEDHGEKTLRPTTLKEFIGQSKLKENLKVFIESAKIRRTSLDHVLLAGPPGLGKTTLAFIIASELGSNITSTSAPIIEKPGDLASILTELNENDILFVDEIHRLSQVIEEILYPAMEDRTIDIIIGQGMGAKTIKIDLSPFTLVGATTRTGLLTSALRDRFGIPLRLNYYQTDDLKEISIRSANIFGSKITDDAAYEIARRSRGTPRIVNRLLKRVGDFTVVEGREIIDIEITKYALDRLDIDYMGLDEMDRKILSTIIDKYDGGPVGVKTIAISVGEEIDTIEDFYEPYLVQAGLLNRTPRGRVATRNAYNHLGIEYTRRMEDNAQTNLFVEE
- the kdsB gene encoding 3-deoxy-manno-octulosonate cytidylyltransferase; its protein translation is MNTIGVIPARFASTRFPGKPLVKILGKTLIERVYKRAERSSLQRLLVATDDTRIVDEVLSFGGNVVLTGEHTSGTDRVVEALEGEKCDIVINIQGDEPLIKPEVIDTIIKYMQENRQVEVATVASIINQIEEIDDPNVVKVVSSKKGKALYFSRSTIPFRRDSNTLHYKHIGIYGYRRDFLNEFIKMPPSPLENAESLEQLRILENGFDIHISVVDYESIGVDLPEDICKVENALIREGDV
- a CDS encoding carboxypeptidase-like regulatory domain-containing protein — its product is MKKLLKQLFVVMVFGLMLNPLISCFDDLLITGTVLLDGTGLEDVTLTLRRGSTTIDSTMTNSDGEYVFAEIEAGTYIITPSKEGYAFSPDNIEVTVDDEAILDQDFEAVIMITWAESYGGGDEDYAESIQQTSDGGYIVAGSTYSFGAGGSDFIVLKLDPNGVVEWQNTYGGSSDDAAESIQQTSDGGYIVAGYTESFGAGGQDFWVIKLDSNGTMDWSQTFGDAGDDYAKSVQQTTDGGYIVAGAKYDIVATFYDMWVIKLNSDGSLDWDNTYGGSSGDWAHSIQQTSDGGYIVAGNTFSYGAGSSDFYIVKLDVSGVQLWDQIYGGISAEYAESIQQTFDNGYIVTGRTNSFTAVSFDYWVIKLDDMGNDEWARIYGGSYYDLAFSVEQTSEGGYIVAGTSNTYPTSEEADYDYWILKLESDGDEEWSRTYGIVPGSSNEYARSIEQTSDGGYIVGGWSYTINSDIWILKLDRNGEY
- a CDS encoding radical SAM protein produces the protein MKRLVAIETSRCVHCNFCKVAFCPSTEECIGCNACYIACPFQAVEMVEKPIDGTITISVDGKEAYVPEKITVKRALETLGYRFNQFPDEGIFAPCEVGGCWSCTVKIDGESARSCVTPIREGMKIETQYEEDVHRRLIFNYSAHPAGGVGTPLKIKQYGMGDFIELVCFTCGCNFRCPQCQNWTIAYRGKPSINVGDPRTPIEAAAIMKWLRGQYGLDRMTISGGECTLNRPWLISYIREMKRLNPDSNVRLHIDTNGSLLIPDYIDELVDAGMTDIGIDLKSLELDTFIKITGVTDRGLAERYLKTAWQAVQYINERYKEKIFLGIGIPYNQGFTTFDEIRRAGEEIARIDPEIQVCLLDYRGIYRSKITQPYPDEMRVGLGVLKDCGLRTAFCQTMDGYIVS
- a CDS encoding discoidin domain-containing protein — protein: MTNITISHKQLFTGTICEFSSQIDNEHTIENVLIDNGYWSSKKSSCLVPEYFIIDYQKLVPINFIQLSTSPSGKTTFPTEFRIETSNDGINWMIIHTETRLDINDSIPYTIDFPLICCKYLKILVLKPKRVGTQFFSEIGRITTGISGIKSISTSSISSYEHNEKKLLDKRNDTYWESGLKDLSNRESIDIDLGRVYHINGIVLASPNCRPHGFSNHFRIQVSSDTNIWTTIIEENNFKAEASRRYLWNIDIIPVRFIHIDMNGMKLENEKYGVRLSVLEIYGVIADHSHTHNLNQLTPYASIFQAGMVKLAKDGDDSPNNAVQGNDSRLKNATTIFKGIVQLAEDGENKEGKAVQASDYRLQSATELRHGISRFARDKEDTPETAVQGNDSRLKEATESDLGIVKICPDGIYSELSVVRGNDTRLQKATTLSYGITRLATNGEDNPECAVQGNDRRLKDASSTHKGIVELAEDGEDRPDVVVQGSDRRLKHATTHSKGIVELAEDGEDRPDVVVQGNDRRLKHATTHSKGIVELAEDGEDRPDVVVQGNDRRLKHATTHSRGIVELAGDGEDRPEVVVQGNDRRLKPATTLTKGIVELAEDGEEKPGVAVQGNDKRLKEATTQSKGIVRIAEDGGDRPETVVQGSDKRLKEATTHSKGIVELAGDGENGANIVVQGNDKRLKDATTVNKGILRFAADGETSPSAAVQGNDKRLREATTTYKGIVQLAEDGENREDVVVQGNDRRLKDATTLSKGIVELAEDGESRPNVVIQGNDSRLKVATEESYGIAKLAKDGDTIKGACVQANDRRLNDPRTPLPHSHSYAPVKHDFNSHTGSISIITTKEERFDGIMPPPDNSAIVYAKNESDQAGAVGIAGISNPITEETKQSYGVIGHSKYVGIRGQSTGNPNSDSMGCGVLGISRFGVGGVFASEHSYSVVADGYCHLSEYDDSLGLMGNGDALLVNGKTEFNGKINLRNSLKDNAFPVNIVEMFEVDNAYYIELGDLLVVSEEGNSILSRSKVSYSTSLVGVVSGNPTVVINNSGKEKMIYPVALAGKVLCRVDARDRAINPGDMIVTSDKPGCGMSGEIDSFSKIGSVIGKALDGIDQGIGIIPIFITHI
- a CDS encoding YgiT-type zinc finger protein → MKCCIERCPGEYMEQQITHPVRYHGEVVVIDHVPAEVCSVCGDVLLKPDTVRRIETLLQTATQPAKAVPLYEYA